From a region of the ANME-2 cluster archaeon genome:
- the hemC gene encoding hydroxymethylbilane synthase: MIIGTRGSALALAQADQVAAMLKQHGFDTERKIIKTSGDSFTDRPLHQIPGVGAFVRELDDRMLDGEIDIAVHSMKDIPTERPDELAIAAVLKRDSPLDVLLARDGSTIDEMPKGATIGTTSMRRQAQLLRYRPDLVIKDLRGNIDTRRRKVAEGQYDGILMAEAGLQRMGWELDVHRLDPDHFCPSANQGTIVVVTPKDTEAHRAASLLDHPQSNLETKLERIVIGILGGGCLVPIAAFATTEGDGVRIRAEVLSLDGDRYVKVDEVVPLDNCEVEARRLGHLLVDRGGRELVEEAVEKLSGT, from the coding sequence ATGATTATCGGTACACGGGGCAGTGCCCTGGCGCTGGCACAGGCTGACCAGGTGGCTGCCATGTTAAAGCAGCATGGATTTGACACAGAGCGCAAGATAATAAAGACCAGCGGTGATTCGTTCACTGACCGCCCCCTGCACCAGATACCTGGTGTGGGTGCTTTTGTGCGTGAACTTGATGACAGGATGCTGGACGGTGAGATAGATATCGCGGTCCACAGCATGAAGGATATCCCTACTGAACGGCCTGATGAACTGGCTATTGCTGCTGTATTGAAAAGGGATTCACCTCTTGATGTACTGCTGGCCAGGGATGGCTCCACGATTGATGAAATGCCCAAAGGGGCCACGATAGGCACCACAAGTATGCGCAGGCAGGCCCAGCTTCTACGATACAGGCCTGACCTGGTTATCAAGGACCTGCGGGGTAATATCGATACTCGCCGCCGAAAAGTCGCAGAAGGCCAGTACGATGGCATACTGATGGCTGAGGCAGGACTGCAGCGTATGGGCTGGGAACTGGACGTGCACCGGCTGGACCCTGACCATTTCTGTCCGTCTGCCAACCAGGGGACCATTGTGGTTGTGACGCCTAAGGATACCGAAGCTCACAGGGCTGCATCACTGCTGGACCACCCGCAGAGTAATCTTGAAACGAAACTTGAGCGTATAGTCATCGGGATTTTAGGTGGTGGATGTCTTGTTCCCATCGCTGCTTTTGCTACTACTGAGGGTGACGGGGTGCGGATACGTGCCGAGGTGCTGTCGCTGGATGGTGACAGGTATGTTAAGGTGGATGAGGTCGTGCCTCTTGATAATTGTGAGGTGGAGGCCAGGCGGCTGGGTCATTTGCTTGTTGACAGGGGTGGACGGGAACTGGTAGAGGAAGCTGTGGAGAAGTTATCCGGTACTTAG